One part of the Amphiura filiformis chromosome 5, Afil_fr2py, whole genome shotgun sequence genome encodes these proteins:
- the LOC140152927 gene encoding uncharacterized protein, producing the protein MRMLLILPAIFGIALSLSNDDDDAGGQLATNLNPPIIPSGGDSNDQDYNDKALYGHVPPQSGGQQAAGAGQIGGGNPGAAGAGDSSNSVDQVDQAVGANQNAVGGGNPGAAGAGDSSNSVDQAGTGAAVKSPAAQLANAARAVGVVVGVIAVGAMSAFTLSVA; encoded by the exons ATGCGTATGCTGCTAATATTGCCGGCCATATTTG GCATTGCTTTGAGTCTttcgaatgatgatgatgatgctggagGACAACTTGCCACCAACCTGAACCCTCCAATTATTCCAAGTGGTGGTGATTCCAATGATCAAGACTATAATGATAAGGCTCTCTATGGTCATGTGCCTCCACAGTCAGGCGGCCAGCAGGCAGCAGGTGCTGGACAAATTGGAGGAGGTAATCCAGGAGCTGCAGGAGCAGGGGATAGTTCAAATTCTGTAGATCAAGTAGATCAAGCTGTAGGTGCTAATCAGAACGCAGTTGGAGGAGGTAATCCAGGAGCTGCAGGCGCAGGGGATAGTTCAAACTCTGTAGATCAAGCTGGAACCGGAGCCGCTGTTAAATCTCCTGCTGCTCAGTTGGCGAATGCAGCTCGAGCAGTTGGTGTGGTTGTGGGTGTTATCGCCGTTGGTGCTATGAGTGCTTTTACACTATCTGTTGCATAG
- the LOC140152118 gene encoding uncharacterized protein, with amino-acid sequence MVCNIAASPIQTLDGSELEVVDDFKYLGAWIGSGEKDFSIRKGQAWRACNSMNKMWKTSLSRNLKTKLFTTTVESVLMYGAETWTITSKFRKALDGCYTRLLRKALNVTWQSHTTNKELCGNLSPISERLKAKRMRFAGHCARSETETASRVLLWQPTHGKGSRGQPRKDYIKQLIEDTGIERQDIRNCMQNRVAQNSRILFEYIAAKARVVLTLADGLHSEQLCAKCE; translated from the exons ATGGTTTGCAATATAGCCGCATCCCCAATCCAAACACTTGATGGAAGTGAGCTTGAAGTAGTTGACGATTTCAAATACCTTGGGGCCTGGATTGGCAGCGGTGAAAAGGATTTTAGCATCAGGAAAGGCCAGGCATGGAGGGCCTGCAACAGCATGAACAAGATGTGGAAGACCAGCCTGTCTAGAAATCTTAAAACCAAGCTATTCACTACCACAGTCGAATCAGTTCTGATGTATGGcgcagaaacctggacaattacatcaaagtttagaAAGGCgcttgatggttgctacaccaGACTACTGAGAAAGGCACTCAATGTTAcctggcagtcgcacaccaccaataaggagCTGTGCGGCAATCTCTCCCCAATTTCCGAAAGGCTGAAAGCTAAAAGGAtgagatttgctggacactgtgccagaagtgaaacagagACAGCTTCCAGAGTTCtgctgtggcagcctacgcatggCAAAGgatcaagaggacaaccacggaaAGATTACATTAAGCAACTAATCGAGGACACTGGGATagagagacaagacattaggaactgcatgcagaacagagttgc GCAGAATTCGCGAATCCTCTTTGAATATATAGCAGCTAAAGCACGGGTAGTTCTGACCTTGGCCGATGGGCTGCATAGTGAGCAACTCTGTGCTAAGTGTGAATAG
- the LOC140152926 gene encoding uncharacterized protein produces the protein MRVLLVLPAIFGIALSLMDDDFDAGGRFAHNLIPRIIPSGDDSNEQDYNIKSLFGHVPPQSGGQQTAGGGGNQAGAGAGDSSNSVDNTGFGAVPPQSGGQQNAGGNQAAAGAGDSSNSVDNTGFGAVPPQSGGQQNAGGNQAAAGAGDSSNSVDQAAGAYPSAGGNTGFGAIPPQSGGQQNAGSPFGGQGEEVIKQLLEQGTVQIL, from the exons ATGCGTGTACTGCTAGTTTTGCCTGCCATATTTG GCATTGCTTTGAGTCTGATGGATGATGATTTTGATGCTGGAGGACGATTCGCCCATAACCTAATCCCTCGGATTATTCCAAGCGGTGATGATTCCAATGAACAAGACTATAATATTAAGAGTCTCTTTGGCCACGTGCCTCCACAATCAGGTGGTCAGCAAACCGCAGGTGGAGGAGGTAATCAGGCAGGTGCAGGAGCAGGGGACAGTTCAaattctgtagataacactggcTTTGGCGCTGTACCTCCACAGTCTGGAGGTCAACAGAACGCAGGAGGTAATCAAGCAGCTGCAGGAGCAGGGGACAGTTCAaattctgtagataacactggcTTTGGCGCTGTACCTCCACAGTCTGGAGGTCAACAGAACGCAGGAGGTAATCAAGCAGCTGCAGGAGCAGGGGACAGTTCCAATTCTGTAGATCAAGCTGCAGGTGCCTACCCATCTGCAGGGGGAAACACTGGATTTGGCGCTATTCCCCCACAGTCAGGAGGTCAACAAAACGCAGGTTCTCCATTTGGAGGACAAGGGGAGGAGGTAATCAAGCAGCTGCTGGAGCAGGGGACAGTACAAATTCTGTAA